One Xyrauchen texanus isolate HMW12.3.18 chromosome 46, RBS_HiC_50CHRs, whole genome shotgun sequence DNA segment encodes these proteins:
- the lrrn3a gene encoding leucine-rich repeat neuronal protein 3: MKDLLFTVCLLAGLALTNSVQTSEWRVVCLKLCKCEVRPWFSPSSMYNEAPTVDCNDLGLLSLPERLPSDTQVLLFQANNIAKIGSPLDYLVNLTEVDLSQNNISSLSDIYLGHLPQLLSLHLEENWQNSLFDNSLAHFPNLQELYINHNLLSLISAEAFKGLNKLLRLHLNSNKLRAIRTEWFRDLSQLEILMIGENPIARIQDLNFKPLISLRSLVLTRMNLTEIPDSALVGLDKLESISFYDNMFPKVPQAAIRQVRNLKFLDLNKNPIERIQRGDFVDMIHLKELGINSMPELVSIDSFAVHNLPELTKIEATNNPRLSYIHPYAFSKLPRLESLMLNSNALRALHHITVESLPNLQQVSMHSNPIYCDCVIRWINMNKTKVRFIEPDALFCSGPIEFQGRLVRHVHFREMADICLPLISPESLPDQVNTDSGRLVSMHCRAFADPEPEIYWVTPSGEKILPQMVSNKYYLHPEGTFEIYDISEKEAGQYTCVAQNLIGSDMRSVSVIVKGYYPVLINESLHVQVKGTEPHSVKISWVPPKGSLVSKIKWSTMSNRLTLQFTAHVLSDVNTFNLTQLHPLTQYEVCVEMTDLKSRYLKKCLNVSTTDDSVSQGKTDNKMYVLITITALLLIVSAVVCSFIYTSRRSDHMYRKLRNKQSEILPSHIKLMWGSRVKANDSANETDLTKDSI; encoded by the coding sequence ATGAAAGACTTGCTGTTTACAGTTTGCTTGCTCGCAGGACTTGCACTGACAAACTCAGTTCAGACCTCCGAGTGGAGGGTTGTCTGCCTCAAGCTGTGCAAATGTGAAGTCCGACCCTGGTTTTCTCCCTCATCCATGTATAACGAGGCTCCGACTGTGGACTGCAATGATCTAGGACTTCTGTCTCTGCCGGAGAGGTTGCCCTCAGACACGCAAGTACTTCTATTTCAGGCCAACAACATTGCAAAGATCGGCAGTCCCTTGGATTACTTGGTAAACCTAACAGAGGTAGACCTATCTCAAAACAATATATCTTCGTTGAGTGACATCTATCTAGGTCACCTTCCACAACTTCTGTCTTTGCACCTAGAGGAGAACTGGCAAAACAGCCTTTTCGATAATAGCCTTGCACACTTTCCAAACCTTCAGGAGCTCTACATTAACCATAACCTGCTCTCCTTGATCAGTGCAGAGGCTTTTAAAGGGCTTAACAAGCTTCTGAGGCTCCACCTTAATTCAAACAAACTGAGAGCCATAAGAACAGAGTGGTTCCGTGATCTTTCCCAGTTAGAAATATTGATGATAGGGGAGAATCCAATTGCCAGAATACAAGACTTGAATTTCAAGCCCCTTATCAGTCTCCGTAGTCTTGTGTTGACTAGAATGAACCTCACAGAAATCCCCGACAGTGCCCTCGTTGGCCTTGATAAGCTGGAGAGTATATCGTTCTACGATAACATGTTCCCGAAAGTACCTCAAGCTGCTATTAGACAAGTGCGGAACCTCAAGTTTCTGGATCTTAACAAGAATCCCATTGAAAGGATCCAAAGAGGGGACTTTGTGGACATGATCCATCTAAAAGAACTAGGCATTAACAGCATGCCAGAGTTAGTTTCGATAGACAGCTTCGCCGTTCATAACCTTCCAGAATTGACCAAAATTGAAGCGACAAACAATCCCAGACTTTCCTACATCCATCCGTATGCTTTCTCTAAACTTCCCAGACTTGAGTCCCTAATGCTCAACAGCAATGCACTCAGGGCCCTTCATCACATCACGGTGGAGTCCCTGCCTAACCTGCAGCAAGTGAGCATGCACTCCAACCCCATTTACTGTGACTGTGTCATCCGCTGGATCAATATGAACAAGACCAAGGTCCGCTTTATTGAGCCGGATGCACTTTTTTGTTCAGGGCCCATAGAGTTTCAAGGTCGTCTTGTCAGGCATGTACACTTCCGTGAGATGGCGGATATCTGTCTGCCACTGATTTCACCAGAGAGCCTTCCCGATCAGGTCAACACGGATAGCGGTCGTTTGGTATCAATGCACTGCAGGGCGTTTGCGGATCCTGAGCCTGAAATCTATTGGGTCACACCCTCGGGAGAGAAGATCTTACCACAAATGGTTTCCAACAAGTATTACCTGCACCCAGAAGGGACGTTTGAGATTTATGACATCTCAGAGAAGGAGGCTGGGCAGTATACCTGTGTGGCTCAAAATCTCATTGGCTCAGACATGAGGTCGGTCTCAGTCATAGTAAAAGGGTACTATCCGGTGCTAATAAATGAATCTCTACATGTACAAGTGAAAGGGACTGAGCCACATTCTGTTAAGATTTCTTGGGTACCACCCAAGGGAAGCCTTGTGTCAAAAATTAAGTGGTCAACCATGTCAAACCGTCTGACCTTGCAGTTCACAGCCCATGTGTTGTCTGATGTAAATACCTTCAACCTGACACAACTCCATCCACTGACGCAGTACGAGGTATGTGTGGAAATGACAGACCTGAAAAGCAGATATTTGAAAAAATGCTTGAACGTCAGCACCACAGATGACTCTGTTTCACAAGGAAAAACtgacaataaaatgtatgttttaatcaCCATCACAGCACTGCTTCTAATTGTATCTGCAGTGGTCTGTTCATTCATCTACACGTCACGGAGGAGTGATCACATGTACAGGAAATTAAGAAATAAGCAGTCTGAGATACTGCCTTCTCACATTAAGCTGATGTGGGGGTCGAGAGTTAAAGCCAATGATTCAGCCAATGAAACAGACTTGACAAAAGACTCCATTTGA